One Acinetobacter pullicarnis genomic region harbors:
- a CDS encoding MFS transporter: MSELQIKEVMNEQPMSRYQWFIVGICLFLYIIDGFDFMVMAYVASSIGAELSLTSTHIGALISAGLVGMTVGSIFVAPLADRIGRKNLVIISLILCATSMVAATFVRSAFELGICRFITGIGIGGIQISCMVLATEYSSKRLKSFSVGLLSAGYGLGATLGGLLAVYLIGSFGWRYVFLFGGIATFVGLLLSIRYLPESIDYLLYKQPKQALEKLNMIAKKMGHQIMENLPAQALKPTGKSTIKKIFNEKYLMQTLILWFSMFFILFGFYFVMGWTPKIIASSGLGNESGVTIGMMISAGGMIGALALGVLSTKFRVFHVQVFFLCATALSVFMFVNSTATPNLLILSAIILGLFINGCLAGIYSISTGIYEADVRSTGVGFATGIGRFGGISSPIIAGYFLDQGMAPLSLYGLFSVIFIIAAIGIFSLSRMNAKAEKKFQAQPAEA; the protein is encoded by the coding sequence ATGTCAGAACTACAGATTAAAGAGGTGATGAATGAACAGCCAATGAGCCGTTATCAATGGTTTATTGTCGGTATTTGTTTGTTCTTATACATCATCGATGGATTTGATTTTATGGTCATGGCCTATGTTGCCAGCTCCATTGGCGCAGAGTTAAGCCTGACCAGTACACATATTGGGGCACTGATCAGTGCGGGATTAGTCGGCATGACGGTCGGGTCTATTTTTGTGGCACCACTGGCCGACAGAATTGGTCGTAAAAACCTCGTCATTATTAGTTTAATTCTTTGCGCGACAAGTATGGTTGCAGCCACCTTTGTGCGTTCTGCATTTGAATTGGGGATTTGTCGTTTTATTACTGGCATTGGGATTGGCGGCATTCAAATCAGTTGTATGGTGCTGGCCACTGAATACTCGTCTAAACGTTTAAAAAGCTTTTCAGTCGGTCTGCTTTCAGCAGGTTATGGTCTTGGTGCAACACTCGGTGGCCTACTTGCTGTCTATCTGATTGGCAGTTTTGGCTGGCGTTATGTGTTTCTCTTTGGCGGCATCGCCACGTTTGTCGGCTTGCTCTTATCAATACGCTACTTACCCGAATCAATTGATTATTTACTGTATAAACAACCCAAGCAAGCCCTTGAAAAGCTCAATATGATTGCCAAAAAAATGGGTCATCAAATCATGGAAAACTTACCCGCACAAGCACTCAAGCCTACAGGCAAAAGCACCATCAAAAAAATATTTAATGAAAAATATTTAATGCAAACCCTCATCTTATGGTTTTCCATGTTCTTCATTTTATTTGGCTTTTACTTTGTTATGGGCTGGACACCGAAGATCATTGCCTCGTCAGGCTTAGGCAATGAATCTGGGGTTACCATTGGTATGATGATCAGTGCTGGCGGTATGATTGGTGCCCTTGCATTAGGTGTACTCAGCACTAAATTTCGTGTTTTTCATGTGCAAGTATTTTTCCTCTGCGCCACTGCCCTCTCTGTATTCATGTTCGTAAACTCAACGGCCACACCCAATCTGCTGATCTTATCCGCCATTATTTTAGGACTGTTTATCAATGGTTGTTTGGCAGGAATTTACTCGATATCGACAGGTATTTATGAAGCAGACGTGCGTTCGACGGGCGTTGGTTTTGCAACAGGAATCGGGCGTTTTGGTGGAATTTCATCGCCGATTATTGCCGGTTATTTTCTCGATCAAGGCATGGCACCTTTAAGCCTGTATGGACTGTTCAGTGTGATCTTTATTATTGCTGCGATAGGCATTTTCTCTCTTTCACGTATGAATGCCAAAGCAGAGAAAAAATTTCAGGCTCAGCCTGCTGAAGCATAA
- a CDS encoding PaaI family thioesterase, whose translation MTMFKLEHLPPIHHLLNGHELEWDADLRHLKIKYTALESFTNPRGTVEGGMLCAMLDDAMGILAGLNQAERPATTINLSLDFFRPCQVGVVETHAYFIKEGQKILNLESEAWQDNKLIAKSSAAFMVL comes from the coding sequence ATGACGATGTTTAAGTTGGAACACCTTCCCCCAATTCATCATCTCCTGAATGGACATGAACTGGAATGGGATGCAGATTTACGTCACCTCAAAATCAAATATACCGCGCTGGAAAGCTTCACCAATCCACGTGGAACGGTAGAAGGTGGCATGCTTTGCGCCATGTTGGATGATGCTATGGGAATCCTTGCTGGACTGAATCAAGCTGAGCGTCCCGCAACCACTATCAACTTAAGCCTAGATTTTTTTAGACCCTGTCAGGTCGGTGTTGTAGAGACACACGCTTATTTCATCAAAGAAGGCCAAAAAATCCTCAATCTTGAAAGCGAAGCATGGCAGGACAATAAACTGATCGCCAAAAGCAGTGCCGCATTTATGGTTTTATAG
- a CDS encoding OprD family outer membrane porin: MRNIWITSTMLLSTQVFANSFIDNSKVELSTRNFYFDRDYTEVSAYPAAKDWSQGFIFKANSGYTEGTVGFGVDILATAGFKLYADAKDAGTGNLPRDAKTNEPADSYGQIGYTGKAKISQTEMRIGTLLPMTPVLVASPARLLPQTYRGISIQSKDLKNFDLQAAYIDKVNHRDSTNFEKIKISGVNGRFKAAETDGLYYVGGHYDVSPALKFTSFYMDVDDLYNQGMFGATYKYNFTAQTQLTTQLRYYRSREDGQAKAGLVDNDLLASHFELKHDLHKFIFSTFHHQGATAFPYLTGGETGLLIDTWPAEFLNPKEQVYSFRYEYDFKNYLPGLRFMTRYTTGHNIYAPQLGGTDLKEDELDFDIGYTVQTGFFKDLGLRARYAMYDNNMLSTANIKPSNETRINIDYTWKFK; the protein is encoded by the coding sequence ATGCGAAATATTTGGATCACGTCAACCATGTTGCTGTCTACGCAAGTATTTGCCAACAGCTTTATTGACAACAGCAAAGTGGAACTGAGCACCCGAAACTTTTATTTTGATCGGGACTATACCGAAGTATCCGCCTATCCTGCCGCCAAAGACTGGAGTCAAGGTTTTATTTTCAAAGCCAATTCAGGTTATACCGAAGGGACTGTTGGATTTGGTGTCGATATTTTAGCAACCGCAGGCTTTAAACTCTATGCCGACGCCAAAGATGCAGGAACAGGCAATTTACCTCGCGATGCCAAGACCAATGAACCTGCGGATAGCTATGGTCAAATCGGCTACACAGGCAAAGCCAAGATCAGCCAAACAGAAATGCGCATCGGGACATTATTGCCAATGACTCCCGTTTTGGTCGCATCACCAGCACGGCTGTTACCACAAACTTACCGTGGGATATCAATCCAATCCAAAGACCTGAAAAACTTTGATTTACAAGCTGCGTATATCGACAAAGTCAATCATCGAGATTCAACCAATTTTGAGAAAATTAAAATTTCTGGGGTCAATGGCCGCTTTAAAGCCGCAGAAACAGATGGGCTCTATTATGTCGGCGGGCATTATGATGTTTCTCCAGCGCTGAAATTTACCTCTTTTTATATGGATGTCGATGATCTATATAACCAAGGCATGTTTGGGGCAACCTATAAATATAATTTCACAGCGCAAACTCAACTGACCACTCAACTTCGTTATTACCGTAGCCGTGAAGATGGTCAAGCCAAAGCGGGCTTGGTCGACAATGACCTTCTGGCCAGTCATTTTGAACTCAAGCATGATTTACACAAATTTATCTTCAGTACTTTTCACCATCAAGGTGCAACCGCCTTTCCCTATTTAACTGGCGGTGAGACTGGATTACTTATTGATACCTGGCCAGCTGAGTTCTTAAACCCCAAGGAACAGGTCTATAGCTTTCGCTATGAGTATGACTTTAAAAACTATCTGCCTGGGCTACGTTTTATGACGCGCTATACCACTGGCCACAATATCTACGCACCACAATTGGGTGGCACAGATCTCAAAGAAGATGAACTCGATTTTGATATTGGTTATACCGTTCAAACTGGTTTTTTCAAGGACCTTGGGCTACGCGCACGTTATGCCATGTATGACAACAATATGCTGTCTACGGCCAATATTAAGCCCAGCAATGAGACGCGCATCAATATCGATTACACATGGAAATTTAAGTAA
- a CDS encoding acyl-CoA dehydrogenase family protein yields the protein MPIDSDFELFRDNFKRFLNENVAPFYTQWEEQARIPREIWHKLGENGFLCVDVPEAYGGYGAPVHYSLMLVQETAQAGFTSLAVAIGGQSELVSPYIQNIGTESQKRYWLPKMVSGEVVTAIAMTEANAGSDLQAIRTQAILQDDHYVVDGAKTFISNGQHADLIVLVAKTDPQARAKGISILLVDAQLEGVKKGRGLKKIGLHAQDTVELFFDQVKVPCDQLLGEAGKGFAYLMQELPRERLSISMMALGSILGAIQITKDYVLERQAFGQALSQFQNTRFVLAQAQIKAKAAEAFVNQCAERYRHAALTVSEVAALKCFITDVQCEIVDQLLQLFGGYGYMQEYPISRFYVDARVQRIYGGTNEIMKEIVARELLGK from the coding sequence ATGCCAATAGACAGCGACTTTGAACTTTTTCGTGACAATTTCAAACGTTTTTTAAATGAAAATGTTGCTCCCTTCTATACCCAATGGGAAGAGCAAGCACGGATTCCACGTGAGATCTGGCACAAACTTGGTGAGAATGGTTTTCTCTGCGTTGATGTGCCCGAAGCCTATGGTGGCTATGGCGCACCTGTGCATTACTCATTGATGTTGGTGCAGGAAACTGCACAGGCAGGATTTACGTCGCTGGCTGTCGCCATCGGTGGTCAAAGTGAGTTGGTCTCGCCCTATATTCAAAATATTGGCACTGAATCACAAAAGCGTTATTGGCTACCCAAAATGGTCTCAGGCGAAGTGGTGACGGCAATTGCCATGACAGAAGCCAATGCAGGCTCTGACCTCCAAGCGATTCGCACTCAGGCGATTTTGCAGGATGATCATTATGTTGTAGATGGCGCTAAAACCTTTATTTCCAATGGCCAACATGCCGACTTAATTGTTTTGGTTGCCAAAACAGATCCTCAAGCACGTGCCAAAGGCATTTCGATTTTACTGGTCGATGCCCAGCTGGAGGGCGTTAAAAAAGGTCGTGGCCTAAAAAAAATAGGCTTACATGCGCAAGACACCGTGGAACTATTTTTCGATCAGGTCAAAGTCCCTTGCGATCAACTGCTCGGTGAAGCCGGCAAAGGTTTTGCCTACCTGATGCAAGAACTGCCACGTGAACGGCTCAGCATTTCAATGATGGCGCTAGGTTCTATTCTCGGTGCTATTCAAATCACCAAAGACTATGTGCTTGAACGTCAAGCATTTGGTCAAGCATTAAGTCAATTTCAGAACACCCGCTTTGTGCTTGCCCAAGCACAGATCAAAGCCAAAGCAGCAGAAGCCTTTGTCAATCAATGTGCTGAACGATATCGCCATGCTGCACTCACGGTGAGTGAGGTTGCCGCCTTGAAATGTTTTATCACCGATGTGCAATGTGAAATCGTCGACCAACTGCTCCAGCTGTTTGGGGGTTATGGCTATATGCAGGAATACCCGATTTCACGTTTCTATGTCGATGCACGGGTGCAAAGAATTTACGGTGGCACCAACGAAATTATGAAGGAGATTGTGGCGCGCGAGTTATTGGGAAAATAA
- a CDS encoding feruloyl-CoA synthase, giving the protein MTQMNATSQHYPERLVKLGGHEIHFHYDNEILYISPKEQLQTYPQKLTDRLIQYAASQPEQSFAAKRDLQGEWIHLSYAETMHRAWRIAQALHNRAALSTEHPLLILSGNDLEHLTLSMAAMLAGVPFSAISPAYSLISKDFGKLKHVFEILTPGMVFASDGQVFAQAIQSCAGTDVEVVTLSGKIGDNDCSTFQSLLDTEPVNIQQHYATLDEHQVAKFLFTSGSTKMPKAVPTTHLMLCVNQQMLLQTFPEFAETPPVLLDWLSWHHTFGGSHNVGIALYNGGTIYIDDGKPVAGKFDETIRNLKEISPTVYLNVPKGWEELTVALEQDSVLCDTFFAKVKVLFFAGAALSEAGWNRLDQIAQAHCGERIRIMSGLGMTETAPSCVFTTGPKVMAGFIGYPAPGCEIKLVPYGDKLEICVRGKNVMKHYWRMPQVQQHDIFDDEGFYRTGDAVRLVDPQDPNQGLMYDGRIAEDFKLNTGTFVNVGTLRNKILIQGNQLIQDVCVTGANLNAIGLLVFPKLDACAEHAGLNLTQSNVHEILSHAKIQHWFKQFLIELNRDATGSSNTLSMLYLMTEPPQLDAGEITDKGNLNQGGILKRRADLIAELYQKHAVNPLITRIPTLRD; this is encoded by the coding sequence ATGACGCAAATGAATGCTACTTCACAGCACTATCCTGAACGTTTGGTAAAACTTGGTGGGCATGAAATTCATTTCCATTATGACAATGAAATACTTTATATCTCGCCCAAAGAGCAACTACAGACTTATCCCCAGAAATTAACAGATCGCTTAATCCAATATGCAGCGAGCCAACCGGAACAGAGCTTTGCTGCAAAACGAGATCTGCAAGGTGAATGGATCCATCTCAGCTATGCCGAAACCATGCATCGTGCTTGGCGAATTGCACAAGCCTTGCATAATCGAGCAGCGCTTTCGACTGAACATCCCTTGCTGATTTTGTCTGGAAATGACCTTGAACACCTCACGCTTTCAATGGCAGCAATGCTTGCCGGGGTGCCTTTTTCTGCAATTTCGCCAGCCTATTCCTTAATTTCAAAAGACTTTGGCAAACTCAAACATGTGTTTGAAATACTTACACCGGGCATGGTCTTTGCGAGCGATGGTCAAGTTTTTGCTCAAGCGATTCAAAGCTGTGCAGGCACAGATGTTGAAGTGGTCACGCTCAGTGGAAAAATCGGTGACAACGACTGCAGTACATTCCAAAGCTTACTGGATACCGAACCAGTCAATATCCAACAACACTATGCCACACTCGATGAGCATCAAGTGGCTAAGTTTTTATTTACCTCAGGTTCCACCAAAATGCCGAAGGCGGTGCCGACCACACATTTAATGTTGTGCGTAAATCAACAAATGCTGTTACAGACCTTTCCTGAGTTTGCAGAAACTCCACCGGTTTTACTCGATTGGCTGTCTTGGCACCATACCTTTGGTGGCAGCCATAATGTCGGAATTGCGCTCTATAACGGCGGCACAATTTATATTGATGATGGTAAACCCGTTGCTGGAAAGTTTGATGAAACCATTCGCAATCTCAAGGAAATTTCACCGACCGTTTATTTGAATGTACCCAAAGGTTGGGAAGAGTTGACCGTGGCATTGGAACAAGACTCAGTGTTATGTGACACGTTTTTTGCCAAAGTAAAAGTCTTGTTTTTTGCGGGTGCGGCCCTGTCCGAAGCGGGTTGGAATCGATTAGACCAGATTGCCCAAGCGCATTGTGGTGAAAGGATTCGCATCATGAGTGGTTTAGGCATGACCGAAACAGCACCTTCTTGCGTATTTACCACTGGCCCAAAAGTGATGGCGGGTTTTATTGGCTATCCTGCACCGGGATGTGAAATTAAGTTAGTGCCTTATGGCGACAAGCTTGAGATTTGTGTGCGTGGCAAAAACGTCATGAAGCATTATTGGCGTATGCCCCAAGTACAACAACACGATATCTTTGATGATGAAGGTTTTTATCGGACTGGCGATGCGGTGAGACTGGTCGATCCGCAAGATCCCAATCAGGGCTTGATGTATGATGGGCGTATTGCAGAAGACTTCAAACTCAATACTGGCACCTTCGTCAATGTCGGCACATTAAGAAACAAAATCCTGATTCAGGGCAATCAATTGATTCAAGATGTCTGTGTGACAGGTGCCAATTTAAATGCTATCGGCCTGCTTGTTTTCCCTAAATTAGACGCCTGTGCCGAGCATGCTGGCTTAAATCTAACACAGTCCAACGTCCATGAAATACTGTCACACGCTAAAATCCAACACTGGTTTAAACAGTTCTTAATTGAATTAAATCGAGATGCAACAGGCAGTTCCAATACCCTGTCCATGTTGTATCTGATGACCGAGCCACCACAGTTAGATGCAGGCGAAATTACAGATAAAGGCAATTTAAACCAAGGCGGTATTTTAAAGCGCCGCGCTGACCTGATTGCAGAACTTTATCAAAAGCATGCCGTGAATCCACTGATTACACGCATACCAACGCTTAGAGACTAA
- a CDS encoding aldehyde dehydrogenase, giving the protein MQNVQLLIHGQSLNASTGKTFDRINPIDASIASTAAAASIADVDRAIESAHQAFAVWSALSPTERRLRLLKAADLMDQKTAQFIQIGMQETGSTATWYGFNVHLAANMLREAAAMTTQIDGSIIPSDIPGNLAMGIRSPCGVIVGMAPWNAPIILATRALAMPLACGNTVVLKASEGCPATHRFIGEVLHEAGLGDGVVNVITHAAEDAPQIVERLISHPLSKRINFTGSTHVGKIIAEIAAKSLKPVLLELGGKAPVVVLDQANLDDAVNAIAFGAFFNQGQICMSTERVLVDESIAEAFIEKLVNKAKTIQAGNPLDNQYPLGVLESTRAAQRIQALLEDAQRHGANIPLGINIQATCMQPTVIIDVTPEMRIYREESFAPVCTIQRFKTEDEAVQLANDSEFGLSAAVFSQDLAQALAIAKRIESGICHINGATVHDEAQMPFGGVKQSGYGRFGSKVSVAEFTELRWITIQTSPRHYPV; this is encoded by the coding sequence ATGCAAAATGTACAGTTACTCATTCACGGTCAAAGCCTAAACGCCAGCACAGGAAAAACCTTTGATCGCATTAACCCCATTGATGCTTCAATCGCTTCAACAGCTGCTGCGGCCAGCATCGCTGATGTCGATCGCGCCATCGAATCTGCGCATCAAGCTTTTGCCGTTTGGTCTGCGTTATCGCCAACAGAACGTCGTCTACGACTGCTCAAAGCCGCAGATTTAATGGACCAAAAGACGGCGCAATTTATTCAGATCGGGATGCAAGAAACGGGTTCAACTGCAACATGGTATGGCTTTAACGTACATCTCGCAGCCAATATGCTGCGGGAGGCTGCGGCAATGACCACACAAATCGATGGCAGTATTATTCCCTCAGATATCCCCGGTAACTTGGCGATGGGTATTCGTAGTCCATGTGGTGTCATTGTCGGTATGGCGCCTTGGAATGCACCCATTATTTTGGCGACTCGAGCCTTAGCCATGCCACTGGCCTGTGGCAATACTGTGGTGCTTAAAGCCTCCGAAGGTTGCCCTGCAACCCATCGTTTCATTGGTGAAGTCCTGCACGAAGCGGGCTTAGGAGATGGCGTGGTCAATGTGATTACCCATGCGGCAGAAGATGCGCCACAAATTGTGGAGCGTTTAATTTCACACCCACTCAGCAAACGAATTAATTTCACTGGTTCAACCCATGTTGGCAAAATCATTGCGGAAATTGCAGCCAAATCACTGAAACCAGTGTTGCTAGAACTGGGAGGTAAAGCACCTGTTGTCGTGCTTGATCAAGCCAATCTGGATGATGCCGTCAATGCGATTGCCTTTGGTGCTTTCTTTAATCAGGGACAAATCTGTATGTCGACAGAACGAGTCTTGGTTGATGAAAGCATTGCAGAGGCGTTCATTGAAAAACTCGTCAACAAAGCCAAAACGATTCAAGCCGGTAATCCGTTGGATAATCAATATCCTTTGGGCGTCTTAGAAAGTACACGTGCTGCGCAGCGTATCCAAGCATTACTGGAAGATGCACAGCGCCACGGTGCCAATATTCCGTTGGGCATTAATATTCAAGCAACCTGTATGCAGCCAACCGTGATTATTGATGTCACCCCAGAGATGCGAATTTACCGTGAAGAGTCATTTGCTCCTGTTTGCACCATTCAACGTTTTAAAACCGAAGATGAAGCCGTTCAACTGGCCAACGACAGTGAGTTTGGACTCTCTGCAGCGGTCTTTAGTCAAGACTTGGCCCAAGCCTTGGCGATTGCCAAACGCATTGAATCTGGGATTTGCCATATTAATGGAGCAACGGTGCACGATGAAGCACAAATGCCCTTTGGTGGGGTAAAACAAAGTGGCTATGGTCGTTTTGGCAGTAAGGTTTCGGTGGCTGAGTTTACTGAACTGCGCTGGATCACCATTCAAACCAGCCCTCGCCATTATCCCGTCTAA
- a CDS encoding p-hydroxycinnamoyl CoA hydratase/lyase: protein MDMTYQNRWKTVDVNVEAGIAWVMFNRPEKKNAMSPTLNKEMIDVLETLELDQEAHVLVFTGAGDSWTAGMDLKEYFREVDNQPEIFQERIRRDSCRWQWQLLRMYSKPTIAMVNGWCFGGGFSPLVACDLAIAADEATFGLSEINWGIPPGNLVSKAMADTVGHRTSLYYIMTGKTFGGQQAAEMGLVNKSVPLADLKAEVTELANILLEKNPVVLRTAKNGFKRCRELTWDQNEDYLYAKLDQCNHRDTEGGREQGLKQFLDEKSIKPGLQSYTRAG, encoded by the coding sequence ATCGATATGACTTATCAAAATCGCTGGAAAACAGTGGACGTTAACGTTGAAGCTGGCATTGCTTGGGTCATGTTTAATCGCCCAGAAAAAAAGAATGCAATGAGTCCGACCCTCAATAAAGAAATGATTGATGTGCTAGAAACACTAGAACTCGATCAGGAAGCCCACGTTTTGGTCTTCACTGGCGCAGGTGATTCATGGACTGCGGGCATGGATTTAAAAGAGTACTTCCGCGAAGTCGATAACCAACCAGAAATTTTCCAAGAACGCATCCGTCGTGACTCATGTCGTTGGCAATGGCAGTTACTGCGCATGTATTCCAAACCAACCATTGCCATGGTGAATGGCTGGTGTTTCGGTGGTGGTTTTTCTCCACTGGTTGCCTGTGATCTTGCGATTGCTGCAGATGAAGCAACCTTTGGATTATCTGAAATAAACTGGGGTATTCCACCAGGTAACTTAGTCAGCAAAGCCATGGCAGATACTGTCGGTCACCGTACCTCGCTATACTACATCATGACGGGAAAAACCTTTGGTGGTCAGCAAGCAGCCGAAATGGGCTTGGTCAATAAAAGTGTGCCTTTGGCAGATTTAAAGGCAGAAGTGACTGAACTTGCAAATATTTTGCTTGAGAAAAACCCTGTGGTGCTGCGTACAGCAAAAAATGGTTTTAAACGTTGCCGTGAATTGACTTGGGATCAGAACGAAGATTACTTATACGCCAAACTTGATCAATGTAATCATCGTGATACTGAAGGCGGCCGCGAACAAGGCCTGAAACAATTCCTCGATGAAAAATCCATTAAGCCAGGTTTGCAGTCATACACGCGTGCCGGCTAA
- a CDS encoding MarR family winged helix-turn-helix transcriptional regulator encodes MLEKPHKQNENQSPRLSYMLARVDRIISKMLTEQLRQLNITLPQYTALSVLAAKDCLSNAKMAERSFIKPQSANKILQDLLSENWIEKNPDPTHGRRILVKLTASGHKKLAECNQVVEAVELQMLQGIDMNLALLMRNNLEIMVNNLKTKAD; translated from the coding sequence ATGTTGGAAAAGCCACACAAACAAAATGAAAATCAGTCACCTAGGCTCAGTTATATGCTGGCTCGGGTTGACCGTATTATTAGTAAAATGCTTACAGAACAATTAAGGCAGCTTAATATCACCCTGCCGCAATATACGGCGCTGTCGGTGCTTGCGGCCAAAGATTGTCTTTCTAATGCAAAAATGGCAGAACGCTCTTTTATTAAGCCACAGTCAGCAAACAAAATTTTGCAGGATTTACTCTCCGAAAACTGGATCGAAAAAAATCCAGATCCAACACATGGGCGTCGGATTTTGGTGAAATTAACGGCATCTGGACATAAGAAATTGGCTGAATGTAATCAGGTCGTCGAAGCTGTCGAGCTTCAAATGCTGCAAGGCATTGATATGAATCTCGCTTTACTGATGCGAAATAATCTAGAGATCATGGTCAATAATTTAAAAACCAAAGCTGATTAA
- a CDS encoding MarR family winged helix-turn-helix transcriptional regulator, translating to MKPKSTLELNRYLPALINFFSNKMSNASSQLYAHLFNMGATDWRVISLLAVESNIPASRICQVIGLDKSAVSRSLSKLNRDGFIEIEVDKKDTRARKNALTEAGIRLHDEMYIVALEREQEILNVLSVEDQEHLIRIMNALNTEITDINDFFTEKYITK from the coding sequence ATGAAGCCAAAATCTACATTGGAACTTAATCGTTACCTGCCCGCATTAATTAATTTTTTTTCCAATAAAATGTCTAATGCCTCCTCTCAGCTTTATGCCCATCTTTTTAATATGGGTGCAACCGATTGGCGAGTTATTTCCTTGCTGGCAGTTGAATCCAATATCCCTGCAAGTCGGATCTGTCAGGTGATTGGCCTCGATAAAAGTGCAGTAAGCCGTTCTCTGAGCAAATTAAATCGAGATGGCTTTATTGAAATAGAAGTAGATAAAAAAGATACCCGTGCGCGAAAGAATGCATTAACGGAAGCTGGAATCCGCCTGCATGATGAGATGTATATTGTGGCGTTAGAGCGCGAACAAGAAATTCTGAATGTGCTCTCCGTTGAAGATCAAGAACACCTGATCAGAATCATGAATGCATTAAATACAGAAATTACCGATATTAATGATTTTTTCACTGAAAAATACATTACAAAATAA
- a CDS encoding GntR family transcriptional regulator, whose translation MSSGQQVLIKLRKMIISGEFEGGMRIAEIPTAELLGVSRQPIRTAFSLLEQEGLLIKNPTRGYTVRKISGKLVHDALEVRGVLEGLAAKSLAEKGLNEEQKKTLLNCIQETEKLFQSGSFNEDGLEIYHHHNVIFHDTIIQGADNVALMQALAKNNQLPMASAQAITYDNNNDFSEYRRLHCAHLQHCAIYDALLHGRSGSAESLMREHSNVVILGEKVKAILAE comes from the coding sequence ATGTCTTCTGGACAACAGGTGTTAATTAAACTTAGAAAAATGATTATTTCAGGTGAATTTGAAGGCGGTATGCGTATCGCAGAGATTCCGACCGCAGAATTATTGGGTGTGTCTCGTCAACCGATCCGGACGGCTTTTAGCTTGCTAGAGCAAGAAGGTTTATTAATAAAAAACCCGACACGAGGTTATACCGTTCGAAAAATTTCGGGCAAATTGGTGCATGATGCGCTGGAAGTTCGTGGGGTATTGGAAGGTTTAGCAGCCAAGAGTTTGGCTGAAAAAGGACTAAACGAAGAACAAAAAAAGACCTTGCTGAACTGTATTCAGGAAACTGAAAAGTTATTTCAAAGTGGTAGCTTTAATGAAGATGGCCTAGAGATTTATCATCACCACAATGTGATTTTTCATGACACGATTATTCAGGGCGCGGACAATGTTGCCTTGATGCAAGCGCTTGCCAAAAATAATCAATTGCCGATGGCTTCTGCCCAAGCGATTACCTACGACAACAACAATGATTTTAGTGAATACCGTCGTTTACACTGCGCACATCTACAACATTGCGCCATTTATGATGCCTTATTGCATGGTCGATCTGGCAGCGCGGAGAGCCTGATGCGTGAGCACAGTAATGTGGTTATTTTAGGTGAAAAAGTAAAAGCGATATTGGCAGAATAG